A genome region from Pygocentrus nattereri isolate fPygNat1 chromosome 10, fPygNat1.pri, whole genome shotgun sequence includes the following:
- the LOC108431661 gene encoding barrier-to-autointegration factor-like isoform X2, with translation MSTTSQKHRDFVAEPMGDKPVTALSGIGEVLGKKLEEQGFDKAFVVLGQFLLLRKDRELFAEWLKDTSGANARQAASCSQCLTEWCDAFL, from the exons ATGTCAACCACCTCCCAGAAGCACAGAGACTTCGTGGCTGAACCCATGGGGGACAAACCCGTCACCGCTCTGTCTGGGATTGGGGAGGTGCTGGGGAAGAAGCTGGAGGAGCAAGGCTTTGATAAA GCGTTCGTGGTGTTGGGTCAGTTCCTGCTGTTGAGGAAGGATCGTGAGCTGTTTGCTGAGTGGCTGAAGGACACCAGTGGAGCAAACGCACGTCAGGCCGCTTCCTGCTCGCAGTGTCTGACCGAGTGGTGCGATGCCTTCCTCTGA
- the LOC108431661 gene encoding barrier-to-autointegration factor-like isoform X1, which produces MQRCPLQQGLLSRRSQREQAGVFQTSSFKRVLITRQPEMSTTSQKHRDFVAEPMGDKPVTALSGIGEVLGKKLEEQGFDKAFVVLGQFLLLRKDRELFAEWLKDTSGANARQAASCSQCLTEWCDAFL; this is translated from the exons ATGCAAAGATGCCCTTTACAGCAAGGCCTGCTTTCTAGAAGAAGTCAGAG AGAACAAGCTGGAGTATTTCAGACCAGCAGCTTCAAGAGGGTGTTGATCACAAGACAACCTGAAATGTCAACCACCTCCCAGAAGCACAGAGACTTCGTGGCTGAACCCATGGGGGACAAACCCGTCACCGCTCTGTCTGGGATTGGGGAGGTGCTGGGGAAGAAGCTGGAGGAGCAAGGCTTTGATAAA GCGTTCGTGGTGTTGGGTCAGTTCCTGCTGTTGAGGAAGGATCGTGAGCTGTTTGCTGAGTGGCTGAAGGACACCAGTGGAGCAAACGCACGTCAGGCCGCTTCCTGCTCGCAGTGTCTGACCGAGTGGTGCGATGCCTTCCTCTGA